One Coffea arabica cultivar ET-39 chromosome 5e, Coffea Arabica ET-39 HiFi, whole genome shotgun sequence DNA segment encodes these proteins:
- the LOC113743763 gene encoding G-type lectin S-receptor-like serine/threonine-protein kinase SD2-5 isoform X1, with amino-acid sequence MALKHTPYHAAMLLSSLLIISSSQFLCVKALNYNSAASLSTSWLNHPSQMVNNTELAFVTPILLRKTNGPWFMCGFYCKMDGRSCLFGVLIFQNLNTTYLQFPQLVWSANRNTPVQTHAALQLTQDGDLVLKNFDHTVVWSSNTGGKPVSGLNLTETGNLVLFGKNNETIWQSFDHPTDSLLWGQKLIPGQKLRASVSESNMSEGLFSLSVTPDGLLAYMESNPPQRYYTSRFHEGHSFEFNKGRLYGWDIPYSSSSQFLKFEPDGHLKVYQWDGMHWRQVADLLSPEAGDCGYPTVCGKYGVCKHGQCGCPDAANYQSNFFRQIDSRHPNLGCSALTPISCDYAKDQSFLELKNTYYFAFESSLYSHGTGLDECKNSCLNNCSCKAALFAYDGNGTSEGGCLLLNEVFSIINNENHAVSVHNTTLFVKVSNVKNSRQSKVALVLTLGAFSASLCVVGCCLFLFRKRLKELKEIEMDLLDHLPGMPKRYSYEMLKKTTENFSRKLGQGGFGSVYEGILDNGTKIAVKYLDGFGQVKDSFLVEVNTIGSIHHINLVKLVGYCSEKSHRLLIYEYMANGSLDTWIFGGTEKSPLPWHTRRKIILDIAKGLAYLHEECYQKIIHFDVKPQNVLLDQNFNAKVSDFGLSKLLEKDQSRVVTRMRGTPGYLAPEWLHSAGMTEKVDVYSFGVVIMEIICGRKNVDWSVTGENSHLLGDFKRKSLEERLQDIVDKKSEDMLIHMEEAIDMMKIAAWCLQSDMTRRPSMSLVVKALEGLVTAETNINYDFTNSSVVNMVTTAAEEKEAVDDATPLLPSVLSGPR; translated from the coding sequence ATGGCTTTAAAGCACACCCCATATCATGCAGCTATGCTCTTGTCTAGCCTTCTGATAATTTCTTCGTCACAATTTTTATGTGTCAAAGCTCTCAACTATAATTCAGCTGCCTCTCTTTCCACTTCATGGCTTAATCACCCCAGTCAGATGGTCAATAATACAGAATTGGCTTTTGTGACACCAAtccttttgagaaaaacaaatgGACCGTGGTTCATGTGCGGCTTCTACTGTAAAATGGATGGTAGGTCATGCCTCTTTGGAGTCCttattttccaaaatttgaaTACAACTTATCTGCAATTCCCACAACTAGTCTGGTCTGCTAATAGAAACACTCCTGTTCAAACTCATGCTGCTTTGCAACTCACGCAAGATGGAgatttggttttgaaaaattttgatcacACTGTAGTCTGGTCCAGCAACACGGGAGGAAAGCCTGTTTCAGGATTAAACTTGACTGAAACAGGAAACCTTGTGCTCTTTGGAAAAAATAACGAGACCATTTGGCAATCTTTTGATCATCCTACCGACTCGTTGCTCTGGGGACAGAAATTAATTCCAGGGCAGAAATTAAGAGCTAGTGTTTCAGAATCAAACATGAGTGAAGGTTTGTTCTCTCTTTCTGTTACCCCCGATGGCTTGTTGGCTTATATGGAGTCCAATCCACCTCAAAGATACTATACATCCAGATTTCATGAGGGTCATTCTTTCGAATTCAACAAAGGAAGATTATATGGATGGGATATTCCTTATAGTTCCTCTTCTCAATTCCTGAAGTTCGAGCCTGATGGGCATCTAAAGGTTTATCAGTGGGATGGAATGCATTGGAGACAGGTTGCTGATCTTTTGAGTCCAGAAGCTGGTGATTGTGGATATCCAACGGTATGTGGAAAGTATGGAGTCTGCAAACATGGGCAATGTGGTTGTCCTGATGCAGCCAACTATCAGTCAAACTTTTTTAGGCAAATCGATTCTAGGCATCCAAATCTTGGATGTTCAGCACTTACTCCAATTTCTTGTGACTACGCCAAAGATCAGAGTTTTCTAGAGCTTAAGAATACATATTACTTTGCGTTTGAATCAAGTTTGTACAGTCATGGAACAGGGTTAGATGAATGCAAAAATAGCTGCCTGAACAACTGTTCATGTAAAGCAGCTCTATTTGCATACGATGGCAATGGTACTTCAGAAGGAGGTTGTTTATTACTGAATGAAGTATTCTCTATCATCAATAACGAGAATCACGCAGTATCAGTTCACAACACAACCCTGTTTGTTAAGGTTTCTAACGTCAAGAATTCAAGGCAGAGCAAGGTTGCGTTGGTATTGACTCTAGGAGCTTTTTCTGCTTCGCTTTGCGTTGTTGGGTGTTGCCTCTTTCTTTTcaggaaaagattaaaagaattgaaggaAATTGAAATGGATTTGCTTGACCACTTACCAGGAATGCCTAAAAGATACTCGTATGAGATGTTGAAAAAAACAACAGAAAATTTCAGCAGGAAACTTGGGCAAGGAGGATTTGGTTCTGTCTATGAAGGAATACTTGACAATGGCACCAAAATAGCAGTAAAATACCTTGATGGTTTTGGCCAGGTGAAGGATTCATTTTTAGTGGAAGTAAACACAATAGGTAGCATTCACCATATTAatttggtgaaacttgttggatATTGCTCTGAAAAGTCACACAGGCTTCTGATTTATGAATACATGGCTAATGGATCTCTTGATACCTGGATATTTGGTGGTACAGAAAAATCTCCTCTTCCATGGCatacaagaagaaaaatcatcttgGACATTGCTAAGGGATTAGCTTATCTCCATGAAGAGTGCTATCAGAAAATAATCCACTTTGATGTAAAACCCCAAAACGTTCTCTtagatcaaaatttcaatgCAAAAGTTTCTGATTTTGGATTGTCAAAGCTTCTTGAAAAGGATCAAAGTAGAGTTGTTACAAGGATGAGAGGAACGCCGGGTTACTTGGCTCCCGAATGGCTGCACTCTGCAGGTATGACAGAAAAAGTTGATGTTTACAGCTTTGGCGTTGTCATCATGGAAATTATTTGTGGGAGGAAGAATGTGGATTGGTCAGTGACAGGGGAGAATAGTCACCTGCTCGGTGATTTCAAGAGAAAATCACTCGAAGAGAGACTTCAGGACATTGTTGACAAGAAAAGTGAGGATATGCTGATCCACATGGAGGAAGCTATTGATATGATGAAGATTGCTGCATGGTGTCTGCAGAGTGATATGACCAGGAGGCCTTCAATGTCCCTGGTAGTTAAAGCATTGGAAGGTTTGGTGACTGCTGAAACCAATATAAACTACGACTTCACAAATTCATCAGTAGTCAACATGGTGACAACTGCTGCTGAAGAAAAGGAAGCTGTTGATGATGCTACTCCATTGTTGCCTTCAGTTTTATCTGGACCGAGGTAG
- the LOC113743763 gene encoding G-type lectin S-receptor-like serine/threonine-protein kinase SD2-5 isoform X2 has translation MVNNTELAFVTPILLRKTNGPWFMCGFYCKMDGRSCLFGVLIFQNLNTTYLQFPQLVWSANRNTPVQTHAALQLTQDGDLVLKNFDHTVVWSSNTGGKPVSGLNLTETGNLVLFGKNNETIWQSFDHPTDSLLWGQKLIPGQKLRASVSESNMSEGLFSLSVTPDGLLAYMESNPPQRYYTSRFHEGHSFEFNKGRLYGWDIPYSSSSQFLKFEPDGHLKVYQWDGMHWRQVADLLSPEAGDCGYPTVCGKYGVCKHGQCGCPDAANYQSNFFRQIDSRHPNLGCSALTPISCDYAKDQSFLELKNTYYFAFESSLYSHGTGLDECKNSCLNNCSCKAALFAYDGNGTSEGGCLLLNEVFSIINNENHAVSVHNTTLFVKVSNVKNSRQSKVALVLTLGAFSASLCVVGCCLFLFRKRLKELKEIEMDLLDHLPGMPKRYSYEMLKKTTENFSRKLGQGGFGSVYEGILDNGTKIAVKYLDGFGQVKDSFLVEVNTIGSIHHINLVKLVGYCSEKSHRLLIYEYMANGSLDTWIFGGTEKSPLPWHTRRKIILDIAKGLAYLHEECYQKIIHFDVKPQNVLLDQNFNAKVSDFGLSKLLEKDQSRVVTRMRGTPGYLAPEWLHSAGMTEKVDVYSFGVVIMEIICGRKNVDWSVTGENSHLLGDFKRKSLEERLQDIVDKKSEDMLIHMEEAIDMMKIAAWCLQSDMTRRPSMSLVVKALEGLVTAETNINYDFTNSSVVNMVTTAAEEKEAVDDATPLLPSVLSGPR, from the coding sequence ATGGTCAATAATACAGAATTGGCTTTTGTGACACCAAtccttttgagaaaaacaaatgGACCGTGGTTCATGTGCGGCTTCTACTGTAAAATGGATGGTAGGTCATGCCTCTTTGGAGTCCttattttccaaaatttgaaTACAACTTATCTGCAATTCCCACAACTAGTCTGGTCTGCTAATAGAAACACTCCTGTTCAAACTCATGCTGCTTTGCAACTCACGCAAGATGGAgatttggttttgaaaaattttgatcacACTGTAGTCTGGTCCAGCAACACGGGAGGAAAGCCTGTTTCAGGATTAAACTTGACTGAAACAGGAAACCTTGTGCTCTTTGGAAAAAATAACGAGACCATTTGGCAATCTTTTGATCATCCTACCGACTCGTTGCTCTGGGGACAGAAATTAATTCCAGGGCAGAAATTAAGAGCTAGTGTTTCAGAATCAAACATGAGTGAAGGTTTGTTCTCTCTTTCTGTTACCCCCGATGGCTTGTTGGCTTATATGGAGTCCAATCCACCTCAAAGATACTATACATCCAGATTTCATGAGGGTCATTCTTTCGAATTCAACAAAGGAAGATTATATGGATGGGATATTCCTTATAGTTCCTCTTCTCAATTCCTGAAGTTCGAGCCTGATGGGCATCTAAAGGTTTATCAGTGGGATGGAATGCATTGGAGACAGGTTGCTGATCTTTTGAGTCCAGAAGCTGGTGATTGTGGATATCCAACGGTATGTGGAAAGTATGGAGTCTGCAAACATGGGCAATGTGGTTGTCCTGATGCAGCCAACTATCAGTCAAACTTTTTTAGGCAAATCGATTCTAGGCATCCAAATCTTGGATGTTCAGCACTTACTCCAATTTCTTGTGACTACGCCAAAGATCAGAGTTTTCTAGAGCTTAAGAATACATATTACTTTGCGTTTGAATCAAGTTTGTACAGTCATGGAACAGGGTTAGATGAATGCAAAAATAGCTGCCTGAACAACTGTTCATGTAAAGCAGCTCTATTTGCATACGATGGCAATGGTACTTCAGAAGGAGGTTGTTTATTACTGAATGAAGTATTCTCTATCATCAATAACGAGAATCACGCAGTATCAGTTCACAACACAACCCTGTTTGTTAAGGTTTCTAACGTCAAGAATTCAAGGCAGAGCAAGGTTGCGTTGGTATTGACTCTAGGAGCTTTTTCTGCTTCGCTTTGCGTTGTTGGGTGTTGCCTCTTTCTTTTcaggaaaagattaaaagaattgaaggaAATTGAAATGGATTTGCTTGACCACTTACCAGGAATGCCTAAAAGATACTCGTATGAGATGTTGAAAAAAACAACAGAAAATTTCAGCAGGAAACTTGGGCAAGGAGGATTTGGTTCTGTCTATGAAGGAATACTTGACAATGGCACCAAAATAGCAGTAAAATACCTTGATGGTTTTGGCCAGGTGAAGGATTCATTTTTAGTGGAAGTAAACACAATAGGTAGCATTCACCATATTAatttggtgaaacttgttggatATTGCTCTGAAAAGTCACACAGGCTTCTGATTTATGAATACATGGCTAATGGATCTCTTGATACCTGGATATTTGGTGGTACAGAAAAATCTCCTCTTCCATGGCatacaagaagaaaaatcatcttgGACATTGCTAAGGGATTAGCTTATCTCCATGAAGAGTGCTATCAGAAAATAATCCACTTTGATGTAAAACCCCAAAACGTTCTCTtagatcaaaatttcaatgCAAAAGTTTCTGATTTTGGATTGTCAAAGCTTCTTGAAAAGGATCAAAGTAGAGTTGTTACAAGGATGAGAGGAACGCCGGGTTACTTGGCTCCCGAATGGCTGCACTCTGCAGGTATGACAGAAAAAGTTGATGTTTACAGCTTTGGCGTTGTCATCATGGAAATTATTTGTGGGAGGAAGAATGTGGATTGGTCAGTGACAGGGGAGAATAGTCACCTGCTCGGTGATTTCAAGAGAAAATCACTCGAAGAGAGACTTCAGGACATTGTTGACAAGAAAAGTGAGGATATGCTGATCCACATGGAGGAAGCTATTGATATGATGAAGATTGCTGCATGGTGTCTGCAGAGTGATATGACCAGGAGGCCTTCAATGTCCCTGGTAGTTAAAGCATTGGAAGGTTTGGTGACTGCTGAAACCAATATAAACTACGACTTCACAAATTCATCAGTAGTCAACATGGTGACAACTGCTGCTGAAGAAAAGGAAGCTGTTGATGATGCTACTCCATTGTTGCCTTCAGTTTTATCTGGACCGAGGTAG